The sequence below is a genomic window from Thermodesulfobacteriota bacterium.
CACTTTTAACTTGTGTAGTGACTTTTTCGATTGTGTTGCCCTCTTCCCTTTCTTGTAATGTCTCGCCAACGCATACTATTACATTTAGTCCGTCATTTAGTGAAGCACCAATTTTTTTCTTAACAACCTCATCTGTCTCGCCTAATATACCTCGCCTTTCTGAATGACCAATAATTGTCCACTCACATCCGGCATCAACAAGCATTGCTGGAGAAACCTCTCCGGTGTAGGCTCCTCTGTCTTCCCAAAATACATCCTGAGCGGATAGCTCAATTTGCGTATCTGCTATTAATCCATTGACAATATCTAAAGCTGTATAAGGCGGTGCAAGTACTATATCAAGACCATGGTCTATACCAGATACTCCAGAGATAATGCTTTGGGTAAGCTCAGTTGCCTCAGCTCTTAGCATATTCATCTTCCAATTGCCGGCTATCATATTTCTTTTCATCAAAGTCGCCCTTTAATTGCCTCAATACCAAGCAGCTCTTTACCAAGTAAGTAATCCACTGAACACTGACCACCATATGAGATAAAGCTTCTACCCTCCTGCCCAACTGCATCAAGAGCTGTGTCTATTGTGTCTTGTCCAATGATTACACTGAAAATATCTGACTCGGCCAATGCCCTAGCCATAAACTCAGTACCCTTTTTAAACTCATCGTGCTCACATATGCCCAAAGGTCCTGACCAAAGAACAGTTTTTGCCTTTTCTATTCTACTTTGGAAATCTGATTGAGCATCAGGGCCAATATCAACGACCTTCATATCCTTTGGCAAACGGCCGCCTGAAATTATAAAGGAACTCTCATAATTGTTCAAATCACCTTTTATTGCAAGAAGATCTTGTGGTAAAACCAAATTTATATTTCGTGTCTCAGCAGAAGAGATAAACCTCTTAATTCTATAAATTGCATCTTTTTCTATTTGCGATCTCCCAGTCTCACCGCCAAGGACATTTAGAAATGTATTTGCAAAAACCCCACCTAATATTACTGTATCAACTTGGTCCAGCATATATTCAGCAAGCTCAAGCTTTTCTAAAACGTTGGAGCCTCCTAGAATTGCTGTGAAAGGTCGTTGGGGATTTTTAATACTTTCTAGGTTTTTTATTTCATTTTCGAACTGAAAGCCTATGCACAAATTTTCAAAGTAATCACAGATGCTGACTATAGATGCATAGTTATGATCGCAAAGAGAAAACGCCTCATTTACATAAATATCTGCACATTCTGATAATTTTCTCGCATAGTCAGAGCTATTTTCAATCTCCCCCTTTTGAAACTCTAAATTCTCAAGCAGCATTACCTGACCCGGTTGCATATCAGTGCCTATTTTCTTAACCGCCTCTCCAATTGAATTATCCGGAAAGTAGATTTCAGTTCCAAGTGATTGTGAAAGTATGCTGCCCACAGCTTCAAGACTATATTTTTTGTTGTATCTACCTTTTGCATTTCCAAAGCTTGAAGCAATAACAACTTTGGCATTCTGAGCTAGAGCATATCTTATAGTGGGTAGAGCGTTGATAATTTTTCTATTATTTTCAGCTGATGTATCACCAATAGTTGGAAAATCGAAATCGACTCTGATGAAAACTCTTTTCTCTGCGATATCTATTTGGGCTATTGATGGCAGTGTCATAAAGCCATTTCCGCCTTTTCAATATATTTTTGCAAACGAGCTATTCCTTGTTCTATATTTGAAATAGAAGTTGCGTAGGAAAATCTTAAATACCCCTCGCCACCAGCGCCAAAATCAATGCCCGGCGTAACTGCAACATGAGCTTTTTCCAGAATATCAAATGCGAGCTCGTGTGAGTTAGGATTTATTCTGCTTGCATCAACAAACACATAAAAAGCACCCTCAGGCTCAGCCTGAATTTCAAAACCAAGCTTTTTTAGTCCACTAATCATAGCTTTTCTTCTTTCATCAAACTTAAGCGCCATATTATTGGCCACATCCTGAGCACTATTGAGTGCAACCACTCCGGCTCTTTGTACAAAAGCGTTTGGTGATATAAAAAGATTTTGCTGAAGCTTTTGAATTGGTCTAATAAATTCCCCTGGAGCTATTAAATAACCAAGCCTCCAGCCTGTCATTGAGTAGAATTTGGAAAACCCATTTACTGCAAATGCTTTATTGGTAAATTCATAAATAGTTTTCGCCTCACCTTGATAGACAAGTCCATGATAGATTTCATCTGAAAGAATATGTATACCTAAATCGGCTATCTTTTTCATAACCTCGGGCTTAAGCACGATACCAGTTGGGTTAGCAGGAGAGTTAATAATAATGGCTTTGGTTTTACTAGTTATCTCATTGCGTAATCTATCCACATCTATTTGAAAACCTTCATTTTCATAGATTCTAAAAGTTTTTGGAACCCCTCCCGCAATTTTTATGATCTGAGGATAACATGCATAGTGCGGGTCAGTTATCAAGACTTCATCCCCTGGCTCGATAAGTGAGATAATAGATAGATATAAAGCAGGAGAGCTGCCCATTGTGATAATCACATTATCAGGATCTATAGATACTCTGTAATTTGTTTTGTAATTTTCAGATACGGCTTGTCTTAGTTCAGGTATACCCAAGCTATGAGTATATTTTGTATCTCCTTCATTTATGGACCTAAGAGCCTCTTGTGAAATTACATCAGGAGTTTCGAAGTCCGGCTCGCCAACTTCAAAATGAAAGACTCTGTGGCCTTGGGCTTCTATTTCCTTTGCTTTCTCCAAAACGTCCATTACGTAAAAAGGAGATAGCTCTTGTGAAAGCTTAGATGGCATGGGGCTTAATAATAAGGAATAAGGGACTTATTGTCTAGGTGAGGCAAAATGCAACTATAAGACTGCTTGCTTTTCTTCTTTTCCAAGTGCTTTTTCAATTTTCTTTTTTAGTAACTCTCGTTTGAGCCTTCCCAGCCTGTCAATAAACAAAACGCCATCAAGATGATCAATTTCATGCTGGAATACTCTTGCAAGAAGGTCATCGCATTTAATCTCCAAAAGCTCCCCATCACGGTTGTATCCCTCTACAACTACCTCAAATTTCCTTTTCACATCGCTCACGAAGCCAGGGATGCTAAGACAACCCTCCTCTCCGATGACTTCGCCATCAGAAAAGACAATCTCTGGATTAATGAGCTCAATGAGTTCAGCTCTATCTGGAGGAAGCAAGATTTCTTCCCCCTCTTCACTCTCTTTAATTCTTTCTCTTGGCTGTATATCGGCTACTAAAACTCTTTTGGAAATACCCACCTGAGGTGCTGCTAACCCTACCCCCGGTGCTTCATACATGGTGTCTGCCATGTCATCCAGTAGTTCAATTAAATCATCATCTATCACTTCTACCGGTTCACATTTTTTCCTTAGAATAGAGTTAGGATAGAGAAGAATATCGCGTAGTGCCATAGAAAATTAATGCTATCAAAATGGACAGAATTGTCAATTTCACTATTTTACAATTCTTTGGTATAGCTTAAGATTTTCAACAAGTATTTATAAATAGTTTTTGTAACTACTCGTCGTTTAATTTACCGATTAGCTCACGACTAGGCCTAAAGTGAGGTAATTTCTTAGATGAAACCGTAACTTTATCGCCAGTTCTAGGATTACGGCCTTCATATGAACCATAGCTTTTTGTAAAAAAGCTTCCAAATCCTCTAATTTCGATTCTACCATCATTTTCGAGAACCTCTGTCATATGCTCAATAATGGTATCGAGAATCTGCTCTGATTGTGAAGGTTGCAAATTAAATTTGTCGGCCAATTCTTTTTCAATATCTGATCGTTTCATGCAATGACCCCCATCCGAATTAACTGAGTCTAAAAAATACCCATCCCAAATGCACTTTAGATAATTTTCAAATGTTTGTCAAGTGTTATATGATAGTTACAGCAAGTTCATATAACCCCGTCTTAGTTATGACTAAGCCGTGAAT
It includes:
- the tpiA gene encoding triose-phosphate isomerase, yielding MKRNMIAGNWKMNMLRAEATELTQSIISGVSGIDHGLDIVLAPPYTALDIVNGLIADTQIELSAQDVFWEDRGAYTGEVSPAMLVDAGCEWTIIGHSERRGILGETDEVVKKKIGASLNDGLNVIVCVGETLQEREEGNTIEKVTTQVKSAMSDLVLDDPRRFVIAYEPIWAIGTGKNATPEQAEHVHATIREITGNIFGQGFELIRIIYGGSVNVGNIEELINMEHIDGALIGGAGLNADSFVEIVKIAGE
- the pgk gene encoding phosphoglycerate kinase, with translation MTLPSIAQIDIAEKRVFIRVDFDFPTIGDTSAENNRKIINALPTIRYALAQNAKVVIASSFGNAKGRYNKKYSLEAVGSILSQSLGTEIYFPDNSIGEAVKKIGTDMQPGQVMLLENLEFQKGEIENSSDYARKLSECADIYVNEAFSLCDHNYASIVSICDYFENLCIGFQFENEIKNLESIKNPQRPFTAILGGSNVLEKLELAEYMLDQVDTVILGGVFANTFLNVLGGETGRSQIEKDAIYRIKRFISSAETRNINLVLPQDLLAIKGDLNNYESSFIISGGRLPKDMKVVDIGPDAQSDFQSRIEKAKTVLWSGPLGICEHDEFKKGTEFMARALAESDIFSVIIGQDTIDTALDAVGQEGRSFISYGGQCSVDYLLGKELLGIEAIKGRL
- the def gene encoding peptide deformylase → MALRDILLYPNSILRKKCEPVEVIDDDLIELLDDMADTMYEAPGVGLAAPQVGISKRVLVADIQPRERIKESEEGEEILLPPDRAELIELINPEIVFSDGEVIGEEGCLSIPGFVSDVKRKFEVVVEGYNRDGELLEIKCDDLLARVFQHEIDHLDGVLFIDRLGRLKRELLKKKIEKALGKEEKQAVL
- a CDS encoding HU family DNA-binding protein, giving the protein MKRSDIEKELADKFNLQPSQSEQILDTIIEHMTEVLENDGRIEIRGFGSFFTKSYGSYEGRNPRTGDKVTVSSKKLPHFRPSRELIGKLNDE
- a CDS encoding pyridoxal phosphate-dependent aminotransferase, yielding MPSKLSQELSPFYVMDVLEKAKEIEAQGHRVFHFEVGEPDFETPDVISQEALRSINEGDTKYTHSLGIPELRQAVSENYKTNYRVSIDPDNVIITMGSSPALYLSIISLIEPGDEVLITDPHYACYPQIIKIAGGVPKTFRIYENEGFQIDVDRLRNEITSKTKAIIINSPANPTGIVLKPEVMKKIADLGIHILSDEIYHGLVYQGEAKTIYEFTNKAFAVNGFSKFYSMTGWRLGYLIAPGEFIRPIQKLQQNLFISPNAFVQRAGVVALNSAQDVANNMALKFDERRKAMISGLKKLGFEIQAEPEGAFYVFVDASRINPNSHELAFDILEKAHVAVTPGIDFGAGGEGYLRFSYATSISNIEQGIARLQKYIEKAEMAL